CAACGACAAAATCGACGATGTGTATTTTTCCAATCGCCGTAATCGGGTGGAAGATCTCTCCATGGAGCCCCAGTTCGGAGTATCCAGAAAACGGCATTAATGAAAAGCCGATTGTCATGGGCGACACCTCCCCACGTTCCTTTTCTTCCTGGTAAATGAGGTTCGAGCAACTCCCATACCCGGTCAGAAATATCATGTCGTCTATGTGCTGCACTCTTCATTCTGTCTTCTTTTTCCTTTTAGTATCCGATGCCAGGAAAAGAAGAATAAAGCAATCTTGTGACGACACTACCTAGCCCAAATGCACCTTTTCCCCGTCTACGGTCACATCGTCCTCGGCAATGACGGACGCACGCCCTGCGCGGACAAGAAAACGATTACGTATAAATTGCCGTAGACCACCTGCTCGCACAACTTCAGTCTCGACCTCACGTACCGATGTACAAATTTTTTGCGTCAACTCACCGATAACGTTATCCATCGATGCGGCTGTTGTAAGAATTTGACCGGCCTTGGTAGAAAACGAATCGGCCAAGACATGAAATTTCGACGATGCCACCGTGGTCTTCTCGGCCTGGAGTAGCATGTCTGGGGCCTGAAACTGCATCGCCCCTTCTGATTGTATGTGGAGCTTCCCCGGAATGTGGAGTCTGGCTGTATCGCTTGTTTTTTCCAAAACGTGCAGCACAAACACCGCTCCCGGCTTACCATATTCGGGAGCATGAAAAAGAACGAGATCTCCCGGTTCAGGTCGCATTAAACAACCATCTGCTTGACGGGCGTGTATGACAACATTGTTTTCACACTCCACATCCATTTCGTTTCCTTTCCAGCAAAGCACAGCACCACGTCCCATGCCCGTCACCGCGTTGGGGGACGATAATAAGGCGTCTTCCACCTCCACGTTCTGTCCCGACCGTGTCACAACCGTCAGGAGAGGCCGACCAAGCTCCGAGTAAGGAGAGGCGTCTTGCTTCTCGGCCGTACTCTTCATGACGGCTTCAGTTTGATCATTCATAAAATACTCCATGGTCATGCGTCTGGTGTCCACATTTCAGCTTCAGCTAAATCCTTGTCAGTTGTCCGTAGAGAAGAAAAGTCAGCACCTGTCCCGTCAACTGTATCGAGGTGCACGCAATGCATATTCGTCATAAAGAGTTGTGCGCCGTAAAATCGGGCGTTGCTCACGGTTGCATACGAAAAATCGGCAAATGTTAAATTTGCTTGAACAAAATCAACGCCATCACATATGGCATGAGAAAATTGTCCCTGTTCCACATCAGCTCCATGAAAAATGGCTTTGGAAAGCTGTGCTTCACGAAACGTTGCTTGTGGTAAAATACTCTCTGAAAAGTCAGCCTGTTCCACATTGGCACCAATAAAATGTGTATATTTCCCGTGTGCTGAGAGAAATCGTGCCGATGAAAGGTTGGCTCCCGAAAAATTAGCCTGGGTAACATCAAGACCCGATAAATCAGCCTTGGTCATGTCCGCTCGTATGAACATGGCTAAGCGAAGGTCGCAGCCTGAAAACGATTGCCCTGCTACAATAGCATCATGAAGGCATGCCTTCTGCAAAACGGTGTTTTTGAAAATAGCCGTCGAGAGATCGGCACTATCGAGAAGAGTTCGAGTCAAGTCGGCCCCGGTAAAATCCGTGGCATCGAATCGACAATTCAAAAACACTGCCCGAACCAGACTGGCACCATTGAAGTCAGCGCGGCTCAAATCACATCTGCGAAAGTCGGCCTGAAATGTGTCCGCTTGCGCCCAGGAAGACTCGGAACAGTCGCAGTCCGTTATTTCAGCATAACGTATTGTTGTTTGACGAAAGTTGGCTCCACGAAAAACAACGCGTTCCAGAACCACATTCTCAAGATCGAGATTGGACAGATCGATTCCGGAACAATCGCAATCACGAATGGAACCATGAGTACCAAGCGCGGCAAGAAAATCATCTCTCTGCATCATGGAGAAACTGCGGCTTGAAAAAAGTTTTATTGACATTGGCTCCGTCCAAGACCGTTTGATCCAGGACGCATTTATACACATCAGCACCGTACAAATTCGCTTTGACCAAACGACACAAGGTAAACCGTGCTTTACGAAATGAAGCTTTCAAGCCATTGATTTTCGTTAAATCGGCTTCTGTAAAATCCGCTTGATTGAAACGGGCATACCGAGCATCGGCCTTCCGTAATCGAGCTGCGGTCATATCCGTTTTCGAGCAGTCGGCACGATATAGAACGGCCCGCTTCAAATTCGCCCTGCTCATCGTCGTCCCGGCAATTGAGGCCATTGTGAGATTGGCTCGTCGAAAATCGGCTGATGAAAAATCAGTTCCCTGACCAGCTCGCAAGTTTGGCAAGACCGCATCAGCAAACGATGCGCCAGAACAAATTGCTTCATACAGGCGAAGTCTCTCGGCCTGAACATATCGAAAATCAGCAGCAGCACAGTTGCAACCGGTCAGGTCTGCATCATCGAGTATCGCATTGCTAAAGTTGGTGGCTTCGCAATGTGTTCGTGAAAAATCCGCTTTTTTGCCGGAAATATTGCGAGCATCAACCTGCGTAAAGTTGGCTTCAGATACAATTGCGCCATCCAACGATGCTCCAGGCATGCTTGCGGAAGAGAAATCAGCTCCGGTCAAGTCGGATGTGGAGATATCCGCTCCAGTCAAAACAGCCCCAGAAAAGACCGTCTTAGCAGCAAGACACGACGTAAATTGCGCGGACTCGGCAT
The window above is part of the Desulfovibrio inopinatus DSM 10711 genome. Proteins encoded here:
- a CDS encoding DUF3540 domain-containing protein, translated to MNDQTEAVMKSTAEKQDASPYSELGRPLLTVVTRSGQNVEVEDALLSSPNAVTGMGRGAVLCWKGNEMDVECENNVVIHARQADGCLMRPEPGDLVLFHAPEYGKPGAVFVLHVLEKTSDTARLHIPGKLHIQSEGAMQFQAPDMLLQAEKTTVASSKFHVLADSFSTKAGQILTTAASMDNVIGELTQKICTSVREVETEVVRAGGLRQFIRNRFLVRAGRASVIAEDDVTVDGEKVHLG
- a CDS encoding pentapeptide repeat-containing protein produces the protein MMQRDDFLAALGTHGSIRDCDCSGIDLSNLDLENVVLERVVFRGANFRQTTIRYAEITDCDCSESSWAQADTFQADFRRCDLSRADFNGASLVRAVFLNCRFDATDFTGADLTRTLLDSADLSTAIFKNTVLQKACLHDAIVAGQSFSGCDLRLAMFIRADMTKADLSGLDVTQANFSGANLSSARFLSAHGKYTHFIGANVEQADFSESILPQATFREAQLSKAIFHGADVEQGQFSHAICDGVDFVQANLTFADFSYATVSNARFYGAQLFMTNMHCVHLDTVDGTGADFSSLRTTDKDLAEAEMWTPDA
- a CDS encoding transposase; translation: MKSAAHRRHDISDRVWELLEPHLPGRKGTWGGVAHDNRLFINAVFWILRTGAPWRDLPPDYGDWKNTHRRFCR